CGACCTTTTTTTCGGCGGTGGTCGAAAGAACGCCGGCGGGAAGCGATCTAGGGTGCATTGTCCGTGCCCATTCTTATTGTTGTTCCATTCCGATACCGGAACCGTTCCGGAGCGCTTGGGCAATGCCGCGCATACGCCTGTAACGGTCTCGCCCGTGCCGCCTGCGGCGGCGCTGTCGAACTCCCTCCTATTGCATGGCAGGATCAATTCCCCGTGACGCGCGACAGCTGAGCCCTACCCTTCCTTCAAACCCATCATCACACAGATTGTTTCCCTTCCGGAAAAGACCTCCCCTGCCTTTCTCCACAGGGATTGAATAGCTCCGCGCAAGCGCCAGGCGGTAAAATGCGCACGACACGGACCCGGAATGCCGGGCTCCGGACCCCATCGGACGGCGGGACGGTTTCGCCAACGGACAGCTAGCGCGTCAATGAACATCACACACTATTCCATTGCCGGAATCACCGCCTCGGTCGCAGCCGTCGCGGGCGTGTTCCTGCAGGTGCTGGTCTCGCGGCCCGACACGGAAGTTCCGGTCAAGGTAGAGGAACCCGCCCCGGAGACCGGCGTGAAACTGCCGCAGATCGCCGTTCCGATCTATTCGCAATCGGAGAAGGTCGGCTATTGCGTGATGGGCATCGAGTATGGCGGCGGCGATGTCCGCCAGGAGGATTCCGAGCTCGTCGTGCCCCGCGTCACCAACGATCTGTATATCGAGTTCGGTGCTGCCCTGCCGGAGGGCGTCGATCCGAGACGACATTGCGCCGACCGCGCGGGCCTGCGCACCGACATGTTCATCATCGAGAAAGCCAGGTTCTACGAGAAGATCGCCGGCGAGAACGAAGACGACAACTGACCGGCCGGTTCCGCTTCACTCGATTTCCGCGGAAGGGCCGAATTCCTGCTCGTCTCCCATTCTGACATCCTCCTTGGAGAAATAGTCGAGTTGCTCGATCAGCACCTCCGCCACGACCTCGGCTCCGGCGGTCTCGTTGGCGAGGGTCCGCAAATCCTCCAGCGATTCGCGAAGCCGGCTCCAGCCGGTTGCAGTCGCGAACGCGCCCGCCTGCGCGTAGAAGTGCCGGCTCAGGGAGTCGAATATCAGGGTGTCGATCGGCATGCGCGAGGCGGCCGCCTGTTCCGGATTGGTCCGAACCACGAAGCGACCGGTCAGATAGCCGACAATGCCGTTCTCGTCGACATGCGGAATGGCGAACAGGTCAGTGTGAAAGTCGCCGGAATCGCCGTCGTGAGCGGCATATCCCCCGCTGTCCGCCCCGCCACTCTGCGCGACGGAAACGGCCTGCCCCAGGTAGATGCCGCCCAGCGTCACGGCGGCAACCAAGAAGCCGAAGGCGAACTGCCCCAGCATTGTCCCTATTCCGCCGGCCGGCGCGCTGCCAGCGGATAGGTGCCGTCGGATTCGGCGTTCACGATGGCGTCACCCAGCATGTCGATGACATCCTTGGTGGCCGTCATGCAGGCGCGAAGCACGCCTGCATTCTCGTCGACCTTCTTTCGCAGCGAAAGCAGTTCCGAACGGATGTCCTCGTCTATGTCCCCGGGCGTCAACTCGCGCGAAACCAGGTTCAGCTCGTACAGGCAGCGATTCTTCCGCGCATTCGTCGCAGAGATGTCCGCTGCCGGATTCTTCCGCAGCATCCTGGTCTCAGCCTCGATGGTGGAACCAACACGCGTGATCAGCGCCTTGAGCTGGCTCTTGCTCAGGCTGGTGTTCTGTCCCTTCGCGTGGCTTGCCGTTTTCATGTTTCAGTCTTCCCCGTTGTCTGCCAATTGCCGGTTCCGCTGTCGTCAAGCGACATCACGTCACGAATGAAATCCCGGCTGATCTCCTGGGTACCGCGCCGCGCCGCGTCCAGCAGACGCGCCTTGTCTGATTCCAGCTCCCTGTCATTCACGCCGCGCACGGGCTCGACCGTCTCGCCTTGCCGAACCACGTAGTCCGCTATGCTCGATGCGAAACCGAGATTCCCTGTCTCGGCAACCTGCGCGGCGATCTGCTCGGCCATCATCGACTTCCAGACATCGCCGGCGAATCCGCCACCGAAATAGCTCTCGCCGGTTTCGGTCATCATGTCCTCGATCATGGTCGTGAGGAGAACGGCCTCGAATTTCTTGCCGATCTCCGTCACGTCCTTTCCGCTCGCTTCGCGCGAAAGGCGAGTGCCGGCTCCGGTGATTTCGGTCGCCGACGCGGTTGCCTCGGCGGACTTGCCGGTGTTGAGGCGCGCCTCCAGCCGGCGAACGCTGGCGGGATCGGCGGCGCGCGCCACGTCAAGAATCAGGTCGGATGGAAATTCGACGGCCATCGGTCGCAGTTCCGGAACATTCGTGTCAGACGGCCTCAGCGTATCCTTCCAAACTTGCTTGAAGCTGACAGCAAGCCGGCAACCCGCTGATCCAGCACCTCGGACCGTTCGGCCTCCTCCGCCCGGTTCTCGTCGGACCGGCGTTGTTGATGGTATCGCTCCTCGATCACCTCGAGCTTGCGGTTTTCCTTCACCACCCGGTCGCCGGATTCCCGTACCTGCCGGTCGGCTGCGGCCTTTTCGGAAAGGGTGTCCTGCATGTGGCCGGCAAGCAGATCGGGAAACAGGCGCGCCACCGTACTGCCTTCCGCAACCATGCGTTCGAGATCCTCCAGGGCCCGGCCCGCGGATGCCGACCGGTTCCGGGCGTCTGCAAGGTCGCGCTCGCGCAATGCCTTCATCGCGCGTTGTATGCGAAGCAGCCTTGCGAAGTCTCTGTTCGGGCCAGCCATGTCAGCTCAGGGTGAAAACGGAGGGAAAGGACTGCCCGAACTGGCTCAGGAGATAGGGGATGGCGAAGTAGAGGACCATCAATCCTAGTCCGAGCACGGCGGGCAGCGAAATGAAGTAGATCGGTATCTGCACCGCCAGCTTGTTGATGAGGCCGACGGTGAGGTTCACGATGATCGCGAAGCCGATGAACGGACTACCCAGCCGAAGCGCCACGATGAAGCTTTCGCGCAGGACATCAAGGAGATTCACGAGCAGGAGGCGCGTCGACGGGAACTGGTCCATCGGCATCACGTCGTAGGAGCCAAGCAGCGTGGCGATGACCAGGTGATGGAAATCGAGCGTGAAGAGCACCAGCAACGCGCTGAATGACACGAAAGCGGTGAGCGCCGACTGCATCTCGAATCCATCGACGCTGGCCCCCAGCATGCCGCCATAGCCGATCGACATGCCGATCCCGGAAATGATGAACTCCAGCGCCAGGAGGTAGAACCGCGCCAGGAGCCCGAAAAATGTTCCTATCACGATCTCGCTGGCAATCAGTCGCATGAGCAGGAGCGCGGACGGGTTGGCGAGCAGGATCTGGAGCTTCGGGGCGACGAAGGCAGCCACGGCGACGGAAACCGCAAACGCGGCGAGAATGCGGATTCGTGGCGGCACGCGTGCGGAGGACATTCCCGGCAGCACCATGAAACAGGCGCCGACACGGCAGAACACGAGGAAGGCCGCCAGCAGGTCGGCGGACAGCGCGGTGATCACGAGACGGACCCGAGAATGCGGATTTCGATGCCCTTGCCGATTTCCAGGTGCGATAGAACCGGCGTGTCCGGATGCAGGCGCTCCACGATCATGCGCACATAGGGACGCGCCTCGGGCGAGGTGATGATCGCGAACCTGCGGTTCTGCTTCTTGAAGTCCTCGATCTTCTTGTTCACCTCGGTGCCGAATTCCTCGAGCAGACGGGGATCGATATCGAACTGGTGAATCTCGCCCTTTGCGTCGCGTTTCAGGCTTTCGCGGAACACGAGATCCCAGCGGTTGCCGAGACGCAGGACATGCAGGACGCCATGTTCGGTGATGTCTCCGCAGATCTGCTGCGCCATGCGCCCGCGCACGTGTTCGACTATGCTTTCGGTGCGGCGGGTCGACGGCGCGATTTCGGCGACCGCCTCGATGATGAGCGGAAGGTTGCGGATCGAGACGCGCTCGGCGAGCAGCAGCTTCAGGACCGCCTGCAGGCCGGGATAGGAGGAGTGGGTGGTGCAGATCTCCTCGGTCAGCTTGCGATATTCCGGGTCGAGCCGCTCGATGATCGCCTTCATCGTCTTGTAGGAGAAGAGCTGCGGCAGGTTGTTCCTGATAACCTCGCTGAGATGCGTGAGGACGACAGCGACATTGTCGGCGGTCGGGATGCGCGCGGTCTTCAGGTCCTCGCCGAATGTCTCCGGAACCGATATCGCCTCGATGCCGTAGGCCGGCTCGCGGACGATCTCGAAGGGAATGCCCTTCAACTGGTTCGGCTCCGCAAAGACCATCAGCTCGCCGATGCGCATGGAGTATTCCGCGACCACGGTGCCGTGGACCTTGATCTGGTAGGATTTCGGATCGATGCCAAAATCGTCGGTGATCTGGATCTCCGGCACGATGAAACCGTAATCCGCGGCGAAGCGCTTGCGCATCTTCTTCATGCGGAACGCCATTTCCTGGCGGTTGGGGACCAGCTTGGCGGCAAGCTGCTTGCCGAGCACCAGTTCGAGTTCCGAGGACCGCAGCGATTCCCTGACCGAATCGCGCTCCTCGCTCTGCATCTTGCTGCGCTCCTCCTCGGCCGCCTTCTCCTCCTCGGCGGCGCGGCGCGCGGCAACCAGCGGACGCATGTATCCGATGCCGGCCAGGATGCCGGACAGCATGACGAACGGAACGAAGGGCAGGCCCGGCATAAGGCCGAGCAGGAACAGCATGGCAGCCGCCACGAAAAGCGCGCGGGGGTAGTTGCCGAGCTGGTCGAGAACGGCCTTGTCCGCCGATCCGATCGTGCCGCCCTTGGAAACGAGAAGGCCCGCGGCAAGGGAGACGATCAGCGCGGGAATCTGCGAGACGAGACCGTCGCCGACCGACAGCTTGGTGAAGACGTCGACCGCCTCGGACACCGTCATGCCGTGGCGGGTGTAGCCGATGATGATCCCGCCGATAATGTTGATGGCGGTGATGATCAGGCCCGCGATCGCGTCGCCGCGCACGAACTTGGAGGCACCGTCCATCGAACCGTAGAAGGAGCTCTCCTCCTCCAGTTCCTTGCGGCGGTCGCGCGCCTCCTGCTCGTCGATGATGCCGGCGGAAAGATCGGCGTCGATCGACATCTGCTTGCCGGGAATCGCGTCGAGGGTGAAGCGGGCGCCGACCTCGGCGATGCGGGTCGAACCCTTGGTGATGACCAGGAAGTTGATCACCACGAGAATGAAGAAGACTACGAGGCCGATGACGAAATCGCCGCTCATCACGAAGCGCGAGAAACCGCTGATGACATGCCCCGCCGCCTCGGTGCCGTGCTGGCCCTCGGAGAGGATCGTGCGGGTCGTGGCGATGTTCAGCGACAGGCGCAGCATCGTCGCTATCAGCAGGATCGTCGGGAAGGACGAGAAGTCCAGCGGCTTCGATATCCACAGCGCGACCATCAGGATCAGCACCGAGAACGCCAGCGACAGCGCCAGGCCGAAATCGATCAGGAAAACGGGTACCGGCAGGAACAGGATCGTCAGCATCACGACGATGCCGATGGCGAAGGCGATATCGCGGCTGTTGGAGATGCCGGGTTTCTGAGCGACGTCAACGAGGGCCAAGAGCAATCACCTTAGACGAGTGGTTCGTACGGAACGTGAGTCCCGCGATACCATCCCATCCTTGCGCCAAGCTTTGGCCGGCCGGAAAAGGCGCCGGGCAGCGGTCAGAAGCCGCTCTGCATCCGGCTGAAGACCACGTCGGTCAGACGACCGATCTGGGAGCCCACGAAAGGCGCGGCCACCGATGCCGACAGCAGGACCGCGACGATCTTGGGAACGAAGGTCAGGGTGATTTCCTGGACCTGGGTGAGCGCCTGCACGAGGGCGATGCCGACGCCGACGATCATGGCGACCAGGACGACGGGCCCCGATGTCACCAGTACCGTCCAGATCGCGAACTGGACGATGTCGAGGGCATCGGCCTCGCTCATCAGCTGATCGTCACGCCACCGGAGACGACCACCTGCTCGCCGCCCTCCAGGACGGCGACGATGCCGTCGTCGAAGACGCGGACCTCGTCGATCACCCCGGTCACGTCGCCGTCGGGCGAGGTCAGCGTGCGGCCGATGATCGAGCCGGCCTGCTGCAGGTAGCCCATCTGGATCAGGTCGTCGAGCTTGGCATTGGTCTGGATGCTCTGCTCGACCGAGGAGAAGGACGCGAGCTGCGCGATGTATTCCGTCGAGTCCACCGGCTCGGTCGGATCCTGGTTCTTCAGCTCGGCGACGAGGAGCCGCAGGAAGGACTCGTAGTCGACATTCGCCTTGGCCATCGACGCCGTCGCCGTGGACTGCGCCGCCGCGGCATATGTGCTGCTCGTTGTGCTGGTGACTTCGGTCATCTCCTACCCCGCACTTGCTTCCCGGATGGGCTCGACATTGTTATCCAGCCGCTTCGCCGTGGCCGGATTGTTGCGCAGGATTTCCTCCTCGATCGGATAGAGCCCGCGGATGGTCTTCAATGCCTCGTAGTACTTCTCCTCGGCCACCAGCCGGTCGACATGCTTCAGGTCGGAAAGGATCCTGGAATTGTCGAACGCGGTGATCAGTGCCGGCAGGCTCTCACGGAAAAGCGGCATGGCCGCATCCTTGTCGTTCGGGGACATGACCATGACCTGAACGATGAAGTAGAGCTGGCGCAGCGGCGTGGTCGCGTCCTCGGCCTGAAGGACATGGTTCTCGAGAAGGAACTGCACATCGTTCAGCAGTTCCAGAGAGACCTTGCGATCGACCCTTATCACCGCACCGTTGATGAAAATGCGTTCATTGGCCTTCAGAAAGATCTTGAACGAACTCTTCATTCCACCCCGCCCCGAATGATCTTGGCAATTTCAAGCAGGCCATCGATGTTCTCGGATTCGCCCTTGCGGATTGCTTCGGCTTCGCGAAGAACCCAGATCCCGATCGAAATCAGGCTGGCCCGGAGTTCCTTCGGCAAAGCGTTGTCGTCGCTTGCCAGGTCCTCCATGAGCGCGGTCCAGAGGCGGATGGTGAAATGTATGGCCTCGACGCATGCGAAGGACTTCACGCCCGCTTCGCTCGCCCGGGTCAACAGCTCGATGGATCGGTCAAAGAGCTGGCGCTCCCGGTCCCGGGCCTGGTCTGGCGCGTCTTCCTCAATTTCTGCGTAGCGCAACTTTATCATTCTTAACTAGCCAATTCGAAACGAGTTTGGTTCAGACATAATCCATGAGCGACAGGCTCTGGATCCTTGCCGTTATCTGGTATGAAATCTCGATCTGGGTCAGCAGCGTGTTGAGTTCGACGCTCGTATCGTAGCTGTCGACCGCCACCAGCTCGGACGCGAATGTTTCCAACAGTCCTTTCTCTGCCGTCAGCTCCTCGTTGAGACGCTCCAGCCGGTTTTCGACCAGGCCGACCTGCCCGCGCACCTTGACGAGATCGCCGCCCGCCGAACCGGCCTGCGAGATCACGAAGTCGGCCACTCCCAGCAGCGCATCCCCGTTCAGGTTGCTGTCGAACAGTTCGGTCGCAACAACCGACGCCATCGTCAGCTTGCGAAAGGCGGTCTCGTTGGCACTGACCGAGGTTTCGGCGGTGACACCGGCGGAGATGCGCGAGGTGATGACCTCGTCGGTGGCGGAGGACATGTTCGCCGTCCATCCGGCCCCCATGAACAGCGGGTCGACCTGCGTGGTGAGAAAGTTCTCGATATCCGCCGCGGTCAGCAGCGCTGCGTTGGGATCATCCTTGGTGAAACCGAAATGGAGAAGAAAGGCGTTGTCGAACGCAGCCTTGCCGCCGCCGGTCTCGTAGTCGGAAATGGGCCTGGTATCCACATTCAGGCCACCGAAGACGAACACCCCGTTGACCTGGGTGTTGAGCACCGAAACGATCTCGGCAACCGCGTTGGAAGCCGTCTGCTGGGCGGTGGGATACTGGTTCTGGTCTCCCATGACGATCGCCACCGCATTGACGAGCTCGTCCGCGAGTTCGCCGAGATAGCTCATGCTCTCCTGGGTGATGGACAGGCGCGTCCGGACCTGTTCGTTGGTATCGATCATCTGCTGCACGTGATCGATATCGCCGACAAAGGCAGCCAGCTTGCGGCTTTCGGCACCAAGGGAAAGGCCGCTGTCGGCATATTTTCCCGTGACCAGCTCGGTCTGCAGGCGCGGCAGGTCATGCTGAAGCTGGTTGGTGGCCGAGCGCAGGGCGAGGGAGACCGATAGCGTGGAGATGTTGGATATCCGCATCGGCCTATCTCACGACGCTCAGGAGCGAATCCAGCATCTCGTCGACCGCCTGCACGATGCGGGCCGATGCCTGATACGCCTGTTCAAGATCGATGAGGATCGCCATTTCCTCGTCAATGTTCACGCCGGTCTCGGAAAGAAGCGCAGTGTTCAGCCGCTCGTAGAGGGCCGCCTTGCTGTCCGCGGCATCGGAGGCCCGCGACCGCAACGATTCAAGCCAGCCGAGCGACGACTCCGCGTATTCGGATATCGAATAGGTTCCGGCGATGCCGGCGTTGATATCGGTGGGGATCGGTGCGCTCATCGCCTCCAGGTAGCCGATCAGGCGATCCGAGAAGCCCGTGCCGTTCGTCGTGTTCCAGTCATATGCCGGCCCGTTGAAGCCGCCGTCGCGCAGATACTCGGGATCGCCGCCCACGGTCGGATCATAAGCCGGATTGACACTGATCGACATGGCGATTCCGGTCTCGATCGTGCCAGCTGCGGGAATTGCAGGCGCGCCGGACCAGGTGAACAGGCCCACAAGATCCGGCCCGACACCCGAGGTGTCGCTTTCGGCGAATATCGTCACCAGGCCGCGAGCGATCTCGTCGAGCTGGCTCTGCATGTCAACGGCAACGCTGTCGCGCATCTGTACCATTGCGGAAAGCTTGCCGCTCGAACTGGTATTGGCCCCGACACCGCCGATAACCGGGATGCCGTCGATCCGGATCGAATTGCCCGTGACACCGGGCGAATAGACGGTCAGCGGGTCGAACGTCACTTCCCGCGGGATCG
This portion of the Oricola thermophila genome encodes:
- the flaF gene encoding flagellar biosynthesis regulator FlaF → MIKLRYAEIEEDAPDQARDRERQLFDRSIELLTRASEAGVKSFACVEAIHFTIRLWTALMEDLASDDNALPKELRASLISIGIWVLREAEAIRKGESENIDGLLEIAKIIRGGVE
- a CDS encoding flagellar hook-associated family protein — encoded protein: MRISNISTLSVSLALRSATNQLQHDLPRLQTELVTGKYADSGLSLGAESRKLAAFVGDIDHVQQMIDTNEQVRTRLSITQESMSYLGELADELVNAVAIVMGDQNQYPTAQQTASNAVAEIVSVLNTQVNGVFVFGGLNVDTRPISDYETGGGKAAFDNAFLLHFGFTKDDPNAALLTAADIENFLTTQVDPLFMGAGWTANMSSATDEVITSRISAGVTAETSVSANETAFRKLTMASVVATELFDSNLNGDALLGVADFVISQAGSAGGDLVKVRGQVGLVENRLERLNEELTAEKGLLETFASELVAVDSYDTSVELNTLLTQIEISYQITARIQSLSLMDYV
- the flhA gene encoding flagellar biosynthesis protein FlhA; the protein is MLTILFLPVPVFLIDFGLALSLAFSVLILMVALWISKPLDFSSFPTILLIATMLRLSLNIATTRTILSEGQHGTEAAGHVISGFSRFVMSGDFVIGLVVFFILVVINFLVITKGSTRIAEVGARFTLDAIPGKQMSIDADLSAGIIDEQEARDRRKELEEESSFYGSMDGASKFVRGDAIAGLIITAINIIGGIIIGYTRHGMTVSEAVDVFTKLSVGDGLVSQIPALIVSLAAGLLVSKGGTIGSADKAVLDQLGNYPRALFVAAAMLFLLGLMPGLPFVPFVMLSGILAGIGYMRPLVAARRAAEEEKAAEEERSKMQSEERDSVRESLRSSELELVLGKQLAAKLVPNRQEMAFRMKKMRKRFAADYGFIVPEIQITDDFGIDPKSYQIKVHGTVVAEYSMRIGELMVFAEPNQLKGIPFEIVREPAYGIEAISVPETFGEDLKTARIPTADNVAVVLTHLSEVIRNNLPQLFSYKTMKAIIERLDPEYRKLTEEICTTHSSYPGLQAVLKLLLAERVSIRNLPLIIEAVAEIAPSTRRTESIVEHVRGRMAQQICGDITEHGVLHVLRLGNRWDLVFRESLKRDAKGEIHQFDIDPRLLEEFGTEVNKKIEDFKKQNRRFAIITSPEARPYVRMIVERLHPDTPVLSHLEIGKGIEIRILGSVS
- the flgD gene encoding flagellar hook assembly protein FlgD, giving the protein MTEVTSTTSSTYAAAAQSTATASMAKANVDYESFLRLLVAELKNQDPTEPVDSTEYIAQLASFSSVEQSIQTNAKLDDLIQMGYLQQAGSIIGRTLTSPDGDVTGVIDEVRVFDDGIVAVLEGGEQVVVSGGVTIS
- a CDS encoding flagellar biosynthetic protein FliR yields the protein MITALSADLLAAFLVFCRVGACFMVLPGMSSARVPPRIRILAAFAVSVAVAAFVAPKLQILLANPSALLLMRLIASEIVIGTFFGLLARFYLLALEFIISGIGMSIGYGGMLGASVDGFEMQSALTAFVSFSALLVLFTLDFHHLVIATLLGSYDVMPMDQFPSTRLLLVNLLDVLRESFIVALRLGSPFIGFAIIVNLTVGLINKLAVQIPIYFISLPAVLGLGLMVLYFAIPYLLSQFGQSFPSVFTLS
- the flbT gene encoding flagellar biosynthesis repressor FlbT yields the protein MKSSFKIFLKANERIFINGAVIRVDRKVSLELLNDVQFLLENHVLQAEDATTPLRQLYFIVQVMVMSPNDKDAAMPLFRESLPALITAFDNSRILSDLKHVDRLVAEEKYYEALKTIRGLYPIEEEILRNNPATAKRLDNNVEPIREASAG
- the flgK gene encoding flagellar hook-associated protein FlgK, which produces MSLTSAIRTAQSSLLNTALQTVVTSRNIAEASNENYSRRDAILVSSDSGARVVSILRATDKKLLWDGLQAYAESNAQSVISEGADRLQRLINGVENGTAPATLLSSFEDALQLYSNDASNTLLASSVIDYAKELVDGLNSSSLAIQSYRAEIDQEIKGAVAELNDLLAKFKDVNDEIVQGTIVDADVNDALDERDSLLKEISQYVSVSVVQRDNNDYVLYTGQGVTLFETIPREVTFDPLTVYSPGVTGNSIRIDGIPVIGGVGANTSSSGKLSAMVQMRDSVAVDMQSQLDEIARGLVTIFAESDTSGVGPDLVGLFTWSGAPAIPAAGTIETGIAMSISVNPAYDPTVGGDPEYLRDGGFNGPAYDWNTTNGTGFSDRLIGYLEAMSAPIPTDINAGIAGTYSISEYAESSLGWLESLRSRASDAADSKAALYERLNTALLSETGVNIDEEMAILIDLEQAYQASARIVQAVDEMLDSLLSVVR
- a CDS encoding rod-binding protein — protein: MAVEFPSDLILDVARAADPASVRRLEARLNTGKSAEATASATEITGAGTRLSREASGKDVTEIGKKFEAVLLTTMIEDMMTETGESYFGGGFAGDVWKSMMAEQIAAQVAETGNLGFASSIADYVVRQGETVEPVRGVNDRELESDKARLLDAARRGTQEISRDFIRDVMSLDDSGTGNWQTTGKTET
- a CDS encoding flagellar biosynthetic protein FliQ; translated protein: MSEADALDIVQFAIWTVLVTSGPVVLVAMIVGVGIALVQALTQVQEITLTFVPKIVAVLLSASVAAPFVGSQIGRLTDVVFSRMQSGF